The window ATGTTTGCTGATGATAACAGAGTAAATCTTCTACTCAGTCGTGTAAATATTGTTTCGATATTTCATTATCTGATGGATtgataatatttataaataaatcagcTCATCAATTAACAGGAAAACTGGGAAATACTCTTCGGTTCCAGTGACTCAGCTGTGGCAATATGATGCTTTCTCATTGACAGatattattaaaagaaaaaatacttgTCACTAatttcaataacattttaagGACAAAAGAATGTATCAGTTAATCAAGAAAATatgacatattatatatattaataaataatcaaaatgtattGCTCATTTCTGATTTGATTTTCCCAAAAACTGCCATTTTTCCTGTGCAGGTTTTAAACCAATCAAACATCTTTGGGGATGAAAGCTTCTGCTGTAGCTGCCAGAAAAAAACTTCACATCTTGTCGcctacacagaaaaaaaactaaaaacaggcCGAACACTAAAAATAGTCCCAGAAATACGAGATATAGTATCTGAGGGCGGATTTGAACTCTTGCGTCAGTCACACAGACTCGGTCTATTGTGGCATATTTGTCTGCGACTGACAGCCGGCTCCTCATCCATTgtccaaacacagaaaactccCCCGTCTCTCCCATCTGTCACCGCAGACTGCTTCTAAAAATAGTTTGCATCCACTGTTTGATCCAGATGTGATTCTGTTTGATGGTGGATGAGTTCTGTGAAGCTTCGCAGATGTTCAGGTCGAAAAGAGCAGGGGAGAAAAAATAGGAGAAAGAGTCATAACCCAAACAGGAACCTTGATATTAGAAAATCTGTTGTGTATGTTATGTAATATTTAACTATAAGTGATAATTTgagcttttctgtgttttctgccgCTGCTCACTGAATGTTAAGAGGCGTCAGTGCTGGTGAGTGTCTACTTGTGATTACTGGACTTTGCCGCTGATGCAGTTTTACcatttttaccatttttatCGAACTTTTCCACTTGTGACGTTACATAATTCTGCAGTGTTAGGGTCGGATGCATCAGCGTTTCAGGCAGagagcactgacacacacgatAACACAATAACAGAGGCAACTGCACATGTGAGTCATGTGAAgttacgagtgtgtgtgtcagttctGAAAAGGTTCGGACAGTCACGGtttgtttaaatcaagtttgaggGAATCATGAGGCTAGAAAGTCTGAATTGATTTCACTGTGAGgagaagttaattaaaaaaaagcatcgAGACGTATTCCCaaataactaaaaataaattctaaagTGAGTGAACAGtaacagaaacataaaaatggGATTTGCTGCAGAGAGACGTTTCAGCTATTTAGTTTCTGTGCCTTTGCTCAGTCTGCTCCTTCGGCTCCTGCTCTGCTTCCACCTACAAACCGTGAGCACGTCACATCACGTGTCCTGGACcgtgttcatgtgttcatgtgttcatgtgttcatgtgttcatgtgacaCACACGCTCATGCCTACATGGCTCTTCCAAGCACTGTGCACGCCCCTGAAACACCTGAAGTCAAAACACTGGCAGCTGCTCTTTCTTAAACACATATTTGATTAAGATTTTGCTGTTGACAGTGCTGCATGTGCGTTTCCCCTTTCCTGCCTCCTACTGTTGGTTTACTGGGATTATAGCACCACAAACATCTACTTGCAGTCGTGTCTTTGCTGTGAGGACCGTCAAGTATCCGTTGTCCGCTTGACAGTGAAGACGTATCGTGCCGCACTGAAATCTGCTGCAGGGAAAGAAAGGCTAGACGGAGCTGCGTCTCTTAAACACCCTGAACGGGGAGAGAAAGCGCAGACCTGTTGTTGAGGAGTTTATGCTCGTGCACTGACGTGGACCGCAGACGCAGCCTGTTGATCCAGGCTCCATGTAGGGAGAGCAGTTGTTGATCTGCTGAAAGTAGGCATCGGAGAACGTCAGGTCCTGAGGGATCATCGTGGGTATGGAGCCCTGCAGCTTCTCCTTGCTCCGGTACCACAGGCAGGAGCATATAGTCTGGAAGTGAAGCACCTCGGTGTAGGCACCTTTTAAATCTTTAGCCCTTGAGCTGTCATTTGCTACAGGAGTGGAGGACGTTGAAGCTGAGACCGGTATAAGACGAGCCACCTCGCCTCGGGACTTGCAGACGGACATCAGGGCCTTCTGTTTGGCGTCCCTCCGCTCGTCCTCAGTGTTCATGGTGAGGAAGCGAAGCACCACCAGGTTCAGAAACGCTCCGATCACCGTCAGGCCCATCAGGATGTAAACAAAGCAGAAGGCCACGTACCGGGGGTCGTTCTGCAGCGCGTCGTCCCTCTGCAGGGCCACGTAGTCCCCGAAGCCGATGGTAGTGAGCGTGATGAAGCAGTAGTAGTACGCGTGGAGGAAGCTCCATCCCTCACAGTGGGAGAAGGCCACAGCCCCCACGCACAGAGTGCTCATGCAGGAGAAGAAGCCCACGGTCACCATGTTCGCCATGGAGACCTCGGTCTGACGCATCCCCAGGCACTTCTTGGCTTGGTGCAGCAGGTACCTGACAAACGTGTTGATGCGCTCGCCCAGGCTCTGGAACATGACCAGGGTGAGAGGGATCCCCAGGAGGGCGTAGAACATGCAGAACACTTTCCCTGAGTCGGTGCTGGGCGCTGCGTGGCCATAACCTGAGGGAGAGCACATCGCATGTTTATACTCAGACACTGTGAGCATCATCTTATATCTGAGAAGATGCAGAAGTCTTTAGTGTTGAGATGACACCAATCTCCTGTAGTAAATGTTTTACCTCCGGACTCAAATCCACAGgaaaccaacacacactccAAATAGATTCGTCTCCCTGATGGAAAAATCCAGACCCACTGTTCAAGCTTGACGTTATTATAGTGAATCAACAGCTATTTTCTTATTTGACTCCCACACTGTTGTCAGCTGGGACATTGTAAACACTGGAAATAAACCAGAGAcgtcactttctctgtgtaaatTAGCCTTAAGAGGTCTTATTGTAATAACTGGTGCTGAACCAGGGTCGTGGTCGTGTTGTGTCGGTAATTTGGGGTTTTAGTTTTACTTCAAATGGTTTTTCAAATGTCccacatttccatttccatacAATTACACACAATTTACACCTCATCATTGTTCGACGTGACTGTTTTAACCAAAGTAACAACACTGACATTGATCTGTTTAACCTTCACTTAACTAGGAAATGCCTCAGTGAGATAAAAAGATTAGAATactaacaataattataatttattttacaaggGTGGCCCggaaaagaaaggaagcaaAGGCAgagttacacacaaacaacacaagacaacacaacTCTGCTTCTTTATACATAttagttcaaaataaaaatgtctcataGCTTTCAATCATAAGAAATCTTGAGTCTTAACAGAGAATAGAGAAGATTTTGTCACATACAAAGAAGATGTGCTGTGATATGCTTCTACAAGACTATTGTGTAAGAATCGATTTTTTATGAGCGTACATAAGGCACATAGGTAAAAGTAATGTAGTGTAATAATTTAAAAGCATATTGATTTAATATATCCGCTGTGTAGTTTGTAAAACTTTACATCTATGcaaccttttttaaataaaaagtgaatatttCTGAGGGGAGAtcaaattaacaaaaatatgttttaacaataaaatggATGAGACAATTTTACAAACACAATAGGGTATGTGCTTGAAAAAtacctaataataataattacaatgagAGTACATCATAACAATTACTTAAAAGTATTAATACAGACTATATAATGTGAAGTAGGAATTCAAATGCATATACACGATGGATGTGTAGTTTGtagaaacattacatttaagaaaagaaaatgttgcaGACTTTTCTTGggtgtaaataaatatttctgaGGGAATATAAAAcgaacattttaacaaacaataCTGTTCAGCAGCGACAAATAATTACAACGAGAGTAAATAATAGGAATAAGATTGAAGTCATgtataatgttaaatgtaataattcaAATGCATGTGTATTGATTCAATTTGTCTGTTGTCTAGtttgtaaattataaaataaaacactgaagacTTTTcttgactgtaaataaatttGCGAGAGGGAGTTTGACTTCTAATTAACGTGGATTGATGACGTCAGACATCCTCAATCCGTCTCTCTACGTCATTATCCGACACTAAAGAACACAAGCATTGACAACAACCCACCGATCGTCGTGATCACAGTGATGGCGAAGTAGAAGGAGCCCGCGAACTTCCACTGGACTCCCGCCTTGTGCGGTTTGAGCTGCAGGACGACGAGCTCCAGCTCCTCGAAGTTCGCTTTGGTCAAGTTGTATTTGCGCATGAGCTCGTACTTTCTGGCGTCGAGCCGCCTCTTGTGACTCTTCTCCTGCTTCGACTCCAGGGTCTCGAACACGGCCGCCCCGACCACCAGGTACGTGAGGATGCTGACGATGAGGGCGAGGGTCCGGGCGTTTTGTCTCTTCATGGTCAAGAGGGAGGACGGGATGTGTCCAAGTGCAGGTGGCAGCTGAGACTCCGCGCGTCCTGCTTCTCCTGACGCACTCCGGATCCGACAGAGGGGACTTGTGGAGATGGAGCCGCTCTCTCAGCGCCACCCCCACATCACAGTTGGGTTGCTACTGTATTTGGACTATTTGTCACCAGCATATATTTAGATTCTGctgggagaaaacacacacacacacagggcaatCCCACAGATCCTCCAGGAGCAGGAGCCCGAAACCAGGAGCGCACCTTCCTGCAGCTTTTACGCacatctcctctttcttctctgggGCCAAATCAAacagctttgtgtttcctctgtgcagACATGGTTCGGTTCCCAACGAAATGTgactgtggtgtgtgtatgattcattctctctctctctctctcgcagatACAATATTTACCCAGTGGCTATTTAAACAGACTCGCTCTACTGGCTTCACAAGTTGTCTAGCAACCTAATGAGAAGCCACCTTCCAGtgagtaaacatttaaaaaggggACATCCTCTCCTCGTGGTGCACAGGACTCAGGGTTCTTCAGCTCCAACAGCAACGGATCCTCCTCTCACATTTCACAGTGGAATTATATCCATGTTATAATCTGGTCATCTTAAACATCTTGACCAGAGTGAAAGTGATGCTTTAAGATCCAGAAACAAACTTCCGGAgaaattgacaaaaataaatgaataaagaaatgataaagaaagagaccaaggatctgcaccaaccttcaaccaaccaaccaaccagtcaGTCAATCACATAGTCAACCAACCAGTCAACCAGCCAACCAGACAGAAAGCAGCCAACCAGCCAACCagttaattaattaaacaatcaagcagacacaaaatgaaaacataaacctcTTTGATGAGGGaataaattagaattaaataaaGGAGAACGcatggttttttattttttattatttaaggtGGAAGAGGACGATCTTAGTTTCCAGTGTCCCTCAGTGAAGGTTCACACTCGTGTCTGTTTA of the Hippoglossus stenolepis isolate QCI-W04-F060 chromosome 10, HSTE1.2, whole genome shotgun sequence genome contains:
- the kcnk3b gene encoding potassium channel subfamily K member 3 — protein: MKRQNARTLALIVSILTYLVVGAAVFETLESKQEKSHKRRLDARKYELMRKYNLTKANFEELELVVLQLKPHKAGVQWKFAGSFYFAITVITTIGYGHAAPSTDSGKVFCMFYALLGIPLTLVMFQSLGERINTFVRYLLHQAKKCLGMRQTEVSMANMVTVGFFSCMSTLCVGAVAFSHCEGWSFLHAYYYCFITLTTIGFGDYVALQRDDALQNDPRYVAFCFVYILMGLTVIGAFLNLVVLRFLTMNTEDERRDAKQKALMSVCKSRGEVARLIPVSASTSSTPVANDSSRAKDLKGAYTEVLHFQTICSCLWYRSKEKLQGSIPTMIPQDLTFSDAYFQQINNCSPYMEPGSTGCVCGPRQCTSINSSTTGLRFLSPFRVFKRRSSV